The following proteins are encoded in a genomic region of Labilithrix sp.:
- a CDS encoding cysteine synthase family protein, translating into MSGWLRTRRMESVTEAVGDTPLLRLRVVTKNAPDVPVYAKLEFENPGGSVKDRAALRMIQDALADGRLTKGKTLIDSTSGNTGVAYSLFGAALGIPVKLVMPSNVSKARKDIARAFGTEIIYSDPLEGSDGAIVLAKKIVDEDPEKWFYPDQYANPGNPLAHYHGTGAEILRDVGDSITHFVAGLGTSGTMMGTARRLKEHHRPIRCVAVEPDSPLHGLEGLKHMASSLVPAIYDRAVHDETVHVTTEDGWDMADALAREEGLHVGHSAGANVFCAVKIAERLQQEGQPGCVVVIVPDRGDRYFSPLRWEKKYVW; encoded by the coding sequence ATGAGCGGCTGGCTTCGCACGCGCCGGATGGAGTCCGTCACCGAGGCGGTCGGCGACACGCCGCTCCTCCGCCTCCGCGTCGTGACGAAGAACGCGCCGGACGTGCCGGTCTACGCGAAGCTCGAGTTCGAAAACCCGGGCGGCAGCGTGAAGGACCGCGCCGCGCTGCGGATGATCCAGGACGCGCTCGCGGACGGGCGCCTCACGAAGGGCAAGACCCTCATCGACTCCACGAGCGGCAACACCGGCGTCGCGTATTCGCTCTTCGGCGCCGCGCTCGGCATTCCGGTAAAACTGGTGATGCCGTCGAACGTATCGAAAGCGCGTAAAGACATCGCGCGCGCGTTCGGCACCGAGATCATCTACTCGGACCCGCTCGAGGGCTCCGACGGCGCGATCGTCCTCGCGAAGAAGATCGTCGACGAAGACCCGGAGAAGTGGTTTTACCCCGACCAGTACGCGAACCCGGGGAACCCGCTCGCGCACTACCACGGCACCGGCGCCGAGATCTTGCGCGACGTCGGCGACAGCATCACCCACTTCGTCGCCGGCCTCGGCACGAGCGGCACGATGATGGGGACCGCGCGGCGGCTCAAGGAGCACCATCGTCCCATCCGCTGCGTCGCGGTCGAGCCCGACTCGCCGCTCCACGGGCTCGAGGGCCTGAAGCACATGGCGTCGAGCCTCGTCCCCGCCATCTACGACCGCGCCGTGCACGACGAGACGGTGCACGTGACGACCGAAGACGGCTGGGACATGGCCGACGCCCTCGCGCGCGAAGAGGGCCTCCACGTCGGGCACTCCGCCGGCGCGAACGTATTCTGCGCGGTGAAGATCGCGGAGCGGCTGCAGCAGGAAGGCCAGCCCGGCTGCGTCGTCGTCATCGTGCCCGATCGCGGCGACCGCTATTTCTCGCCGCTCCGGTGGGAGAAGAAGTACGTCTGGTGA
- a CDS encoding Mov34/MPN/PAD-1 family protein: MKNPWIQGNLRIAQAVIDKVDEEARAAYARDEESCGLLLGPEDDPLGVDEVVPLENRANKLHALDPETYPRTGRMYFDVDPLKFERAVRAGATNGRPVKVLYHSHLDVGAYFSDTDAAAATMGGEAPAYDLAYLVTSVRAGAVDDRKLFIWDPAAKRFVETNLTIA, translated from the coding sequence ATGAAGAACCCTTGGATCCAGGGCAACCTCCGCATCGCGCAGGCCGTCATCGACAAGGTCGACGAGGAGGCGCGCGCGGCCTACGCCCGCGACGAAGAGAGCTGCGGCCTCCTGCTCGGACCGGAGGACGACCCGCTCGGCGTCGACGAGGTCGTCCCGCTCGAGAACCGCGCGAACAAGCTCCACGCGCTCGATCCCGAGACCTACCCGCGCACCGGGCGCATGTACTTCGACGTCGATCCGCTCAAGTTCGAGCGCGCCGTCCGCGCCGGAGCGACGAACGGGAGGCCGGTGAAGGTCCTCTATCACTCGCACCTCGACGTCGGCGCGTACTTCTCGGACACCGACGCCGCGGCCGCGACGATGGGCGGCGAAGCGCCGGCCTACGACCTCGCGTACCTCGTCACGTCGGTCCGCGCGGGGGCGGTCGACGATCGCAAGCTCTTCATCTGGGATCCGGCCGCGAAGCGGTTCGTCGAAACGAACCTGACGATCGCGTAG
- the cysK gene encoding cysteine synthase A: protein MLDLVGQTPLVRLRGAWGDGLDAEPRAAVWAKMENLNPGGSVKDRICRAMIEDAEARGLVSKPGPIVEPTSGNTGIGLALVCAVKGYRCILTMPESMSLERRQLLEAYGAEIVLTPAEDQMEGAIARAKEIVAETPGAFMPQQFESAANPSVHARTTAFEILQAMSGLTIDAFVAGVGTGGTVSGVGPELTKCFPQVRVVAVEPDACATISRGERGPTKIQGLAAGFVPRNYHPSAVTEVRTVTDEDAWRTKTLLARKEGLLVGISAGAAVAVAMRVARELGDPEKNVVTILPDTGERYFSLEEYFPE, encoded by the coding sequence ATGCTCGACCTCGTCGGCCAGACGCCGCTCGTGCGCCTCCGCGGCGCGTGGGGCGACGGCCTCGACGCCGAGCCGCGCGCCGCGGTCTGGGCGAAGATGGAGAACCTCAACCCGGGCGGCAGCGTGAAGGACCGCATCTGCCGCGCGATGATCGAGGACGCCGAGGCGCGCGGGCTCGTCTCGAAGCCGGGGCCGATCGTCGAGCCGACGAGCGGCAACACCGGCATCGGCCTCGCGCTCGTGTGCGCGGTGAAGGGGTACCGCTGCATCCTCACGATGCCCGAGAGCATGAGCCTCGAACGGCGGCAGCTGCTCGAGGCCTACGGCGCCGAGATCGTGCTGACGCCCGCCGAAGACCAGATGGAAGGCGCGATCGCGCGGGCGAAGGAGATCGTCGCAGAGACGCCGGGCGCGTTCATGCCCCAGCAGTTCGAGAGCGCCGCGAACCCGAGCGTGCACGCGCGGACGACCGCGTTCGAGATCCTCCAGGCGATGAGCGGCCTCACGATCGACGCGTTCGTCGCCGGCGTCGGCACCGGCGGCACCGTCTCCGGCGTCGGCCCCGAGCTCACGAAGTGCTTCCCGCAGGTGCGCGTCGTCGCGGTCGAGCCCGACGCGTGCGCGACGATCTCGCGCGGCGAGCGCGGCCCGACCAAGATCCAGGGCCTCGCGGCGGGCTTCGTCCCGCGCAACTACCACCCGAGCGCGGTGACCGAGGTGCGCACCGTGACCGACGAGGACGCGTGGCGGACGAAGACGCTGCTCGCGAGGAAAGAAGGCCTCCTCGTCGGCATCAGCGCCGGCGCCGCGGTCGCGGTCGCGATGCGCGTCGCGCGCGAGCTCGGCGACCCCGAGAAGAACGTCGTGACGATCCTCCCCGACACCGGCGAGCGCTACTTCAGCCTCGAGGAGTACTTCCCCGAATGA
- a CDS encoding dipeptidase, producing the protein MQGSDAARSLHDEHPAIDLHADTLMWSRWIGYDMHKAHEPPLPFAALGGHVDLPRMREGGMGAQFFGLVSLPLADRPRGMARTCMEQIDALDRQIAHRPGAMRLVKTAAEIQECNEDGVIAALLGIEGAHALEGDLDNVGVFARRGVRYIGFLHFSSNEAGFPAYGRGQRDEGLTRWGHQLVERCEAEGVIVDLAHINKRGFIDACRVAHKPPIVSHTGVLGAFEHWRNVDDAQLRAVADKGGVVGVIFCPRFVGGDGLEPVVKHLKHIVDVVGEDAPALGSDWDGFIIPTKPLKDPRGLPLLTDALLEAGFSRRAVGKILRDNALRVLAEA; encoded by the coding sequence ATGCAGGGCTCCGACGCCGCCCGCTCGCTCCACGACGAGCATCCTGCGATCGACCTGCACGCCGACACGCTGATGTGGTCGCGCTGGATCGGCTACGACATGCACAAGGCGCACGAGCCGCCGCTCCCGTTCGCCGCCCTCGGCGGCCACGTCGACCTCCCGCGCATGCGCGAGGGCGGCATGGGCGCCCAGTTCTTCGGGCTCGTCTCGCTCCCGCTCGCGGACCGCCCGCGCGGGATGGCGCGCACGTGCATGGAGCAGATCGACGCGCTCGATCGGCAGATCGCGCATCGACCGGGGGCGATGCGCCTCGTCAAGACGGCGGCCGAGATCCAGGAGTGCAACGAGGACGGCGTCATCGCCGCGCTCCTGGGGATCGAGGGCGCGCACGCGCTCGAGGGCGACCTCGACAACGTGGGCGTCTTCGCGCGCCGCGGCGTCCGCTACATCGGGTTCCTCCACTTCAGCTCGAACGAGGCGGGCTTCCCGGCCTACGGGCGCGGCCAGCGCGACGAGGGGCTCACGCGCTGGGGCCACCAGCTCGTCGAGCGCTGCGAGGCGGAGGGCGTGATCGTGGACCTCGCGCACATCAACAAGCGAGGCTTCATCGACGCCTGCCGCGTCGCGCACAAGCCCCCGATCGTGAGCCACACCGGCGTGCTCGGCGCGTTCGAGCACTGGCGCAACGTGGACGACGCGCAGCTCCGCGCGGTCGCGGACAAGGGCGGCGTCGTCGGGGTCATCTTCTGCCCGCGCTTCGTCGGGGGCGACGGGCTCGAGCCGGTCGTGAAGCACCTGAAGCACATCGTCGACGTCGTCGGCGAGGACGCGCCCGCGCTCGGGAGCGACTGGGACGGCTTCATCATCCCGACCAAGCCGCTCAAGGACCCGCGCGGCCTCCCGCTGCTCACGGACGCGCTCCTCGAAGCGGGCTTCTCGCGCCGCGCGGTCGGCAAGATCCTGCGCGACAACGCGCTGCGCGTCCTCGCCGAAGCATGA
- a CDS encoding MoaD/ThiS family protein, whose product MPTIVRIPAALRTLTGGADEVSADGATVGDVIADLDKKHPGFKDRLLDDKGVRRFINIYVGEEDVRFSGGLATELKAGDQISIIPAIAGG is encoded by the coding sequence ATGCCTACCATCGTGAGGATCCCCGCCGCCCTGAGGACGTTGACCGGCGGCGCCGACGAAGTGAGCGCCGACGGCGCGACCGTCGGCGACGTCATCGCCGACCTCGACAAGAAGCACCCCGGCTTCAAGGACCGCCTCCTCGACGACAAGGGCGTCCGCCGCTTCATCAACATCTACGTCGGCGAGGAGGACGTGCGCTTCAGCGGCGGCCTCGCGACCGAGCTCAAGGCCGGCGACCAGATCAGCATCATCCCTGCGATCGCGGGGGGCTGA
- a CDS encoding HesA/MoeB/ThiF family protein — MSGRSRVLVVGIGGLGCPAAMALARAGVGTLGIADDDAVDVTNLHRQILFSDEDVGKSKVDVAAERLGADGADVERHETRLLPHNAVELVRRYDLVVEGSDNFATKFLTADACRIARRPVVHAAAVRWHGTALAVGAEARPCYRCLFEDVPLEDAPNCAEAGVIGPVVGVVAAAQADLALRLLAGEDAGGELFTFDGKSLAHRRRRIGRRPDCPLCGDAERITDIQPTRYVEGVNACLPS, encoded by the coding sequence ATGAGCGGGAGGAGCCGCGTGCTCGTCGTCGGGATCGGAGGGCTCGGCTGCCCCGCCGCGATGGCGCTCGCGCGCGCCGGCGTGGGCACGCTCGGCATCGCGGACGACGACGCCGTCGACGTCACGAACCTCCATCGCCAGATCCTCTTTTCCGACGAAGACGTGGGAAAGTCCAAAGTCGATGTCGCCGCGGAGCGCCTCGGAGCCGACGGCGCGGACGTCGAGCGCCACGAGACGAGGCTCCTCCCGCACAACGCGGTCGAGCTCGTGCGCCGCTACGACCTCGTCGTCGAGGGCAGCGACAACTTCGCGACGAAGTTCCTGACCGCGGACGCGTGCCGGATCGCGCGGCGGCCCGTCGTCCACGCCGCCGCGGTGCGCTGGCACGGCACCGCGCTCGCGGTCGGGGCCGAAGCGCGGCCTTGCTACCGCTGCCTCTTCGAGGACGTCCCGCTCGAGGACGCCCCGAACTGCGCCGAGGCCGGCGTCATCGGCCCCGTCGTCGGCGTCGTCGCGGCGGCGCAGGCCGACCTGGCGCTCCGCCTCCTCGCGGGGGAAGACGCCGGCGGCGAGCTCTTCACGTTCGACGGGAAATCCCTCGCCCACCGGCGCCGCCGCATCGGCCGCCGCCCCGACTGTCCGCTCTGCGGCGACGCCGAGCGCATCACCGACATCCAACCGACGCGCTACGTCGAAGGAGTGAACGCATGCCTACCATCGTGA